Below is a window of Maylandia zebra isolate NMK-2024a linkage group LG19, Mzebra_GT3a, whole genome shotgun sequence DNA.
ctttctttctttgtcctACTGTCTGACCCTGACCACGCTCTTTTCTCATGCACTTCCCTAATCTCTCAACGATGCTTTGGTGCTCTCTATAGGTGAAAATGGAGTAGTGCAGACCTCTGGTCAGACACCCAAGAGAGAGGTGACAGGGATTGAGGCCAAGCTGCTCGGCCCTAGTCCTGACCAGGCTAGTGCAGACAACCCAGTTACTCTAGTGTTCATGGGCTACAAGACCGTGGAGGAGGAACAGGAGACTCGCACGGCCTTAGGAATGGACGGGGTGGATGGCAATGTCAAAGCCGAGTTTGTTGTGATCGAGGATGGGGAGGAGAAAGCGGGCGGAGACGCAGCCACAGAAGAGCAGCCTCCACCTAACGGAAGCATGGCAGAAAAAGAGAAGCCTAATGAAGGTGGGGAGGAGGGCGAGaaggaaaaggagaagaaaCAGACCTGCAAATGCTGCACGGTCATGTGAGGCGTATGTGCGTGCGTATGTGCGCGTGGGTGTGTACACACTTTCACCTTTGCAGGCATGTGTGCCATTGCATGTGTCTGTATTTGCAAATGTGTgtaactttttgtttttgtgtgaaagtgtgtgtatcgggactggggaaaaaaaacaaaaagttgcaCAGCCAATATACCAACAATGAGAGCCAATCCAAGCTCCAGCTACAACAAGAACCACAAAGACTCATAAGTACACTTTACTCTATATTCTTTCTCTGATATGTATTTGACTTTTGATTTCTATtgatatttttctatttttctgtcTTGACATTTATATTGTATTCAGTATGTATAACTTTATTATGGGACTGTGTACTGTAAGTTCATTGTTACTAttgttgggaaaaaaagaaaatgtattagCTCTCTGGACTGTACTGCTACTCAGTTGGGAAAATCTGGAAACTTTAaatcatttaagaaaaaaagcaaactaTGAAGGACACAGATACttagatatatatatttctctGTTTAGGCCTAACAGCTATTTATCGGTCAATTTCATATTGCAATATTGTCTAAGATATTATTTTAAATAGTATTTTAATATATTGATatgaaattatgttttatacaatgtatttattgtttttggttCTCTGTATCATCTTCAACCATTAACTGCATGTAAGCTTGTAAGCACTACCACAGTCGTGTCACACTCATACAAGTGTCTGTGTTTTCTTAGACTCATACGTGCTCATATCTTTAGTCACGCAAGTCTTTCTATCAGTAACAGTAAGTATAATTGGCATTGTTAGAGATATGCGTTATGTCAAAAAATACAGCAAGGAGACAAAGATAAATATGATCACTAACTAGGTTGCAAATCACAATAGTTTCGTACTGTATGTGGCACATGTACATTAAGATCacggctgttgtgttttttgaatGCAGCTCTGTTTCTCAAAACGTTGCAGCGCtgtgcaaaatgtaaataaaaccaatgcaatgatttgcaagtCATAAAAACTGTACAGTTACTGAATAATAAACcataaaaaaggttaaaaaaaatatgattgtatttttgaaaatgtattCTCATTTTCAATTTGACTGTAATATACGGTTAAACAGTACATGAGTGGGTATAAAAAGTGCCCATTTCCTTTAGAAGTAAAAGATGGGAAGATGCAGAGGGGTTCACCACTCTGTAAAAGTCTGCATAGTCAAATAGTTCAACAATACAAGGAAAAGTTGAAAGAATGTATTAATCTGTTCACAATTTAAAAGCCATAATTGGTAACATGGAGTGCTTTTTGCACATGGCTTGTTTAATCTGTGAAGGCACCATTAATGCTGAATGATATCTACAGATATTGGAGTACCATATGCTCCCATCTAGACGAGACCTTTTTTAAGGAAGTCCTTGTTTATTTCTGCAAAACACTGCCAATACACATTGTGCACATATAACAATAACATGGGCTTACTACAAAGGAGATGAGTCCCGGTGCTAAAGTGCATCTAGACGTGTCACTCAATTTAAAACATTTGCCGTATTTTGCTAACAAAGCTACGTCAATTGATCTATTATACATCAAATAAAAGGATACAAATAATTTGCTCTCCATtgcattgtattttatttactttttgaaGAAGTGTTTCAACGTTTTTAGAAAAGGCCTGTAAGATGAAATCACTTTATGATTAGATTCATGAGATCATTACACAGTGTTTAGGAAGGCCTAAGTAATTTTCTTCTTACAACAGTAGAATCAATGTATGTCTTAATGAGGTAGCACTGCATGAAGCCTTGCAACTGTTTCAACTTGTCTCTTGTTAGGTCTGTAGCATACACTATCACATTAACATGAATGTAAATCCAGGGGTTAAACTGGGATTCATCctagcatttttgtttttatgtaccAAATAAAATTTGATGAATCAGTCATTTCACTGTGTCTTGGTTGGCTGGTGGTTTCTGTTCTGCTTATACTCCCAGTTTAACCCCTGATTCTTTGTTTGTACACCTGGGCCTAATTGTGCTTGAGTAGAtttacagaagaagaaaagagaatgAGGGCATTTGAGTAGATTTTTTGCAAATATTAATTATATCTTTGGACACATTATAAAGACTTCAGCTTTATCCGGGTATCCAAGCATTTAGCTTTCTTCCACTATTACAGATAGTTTAAATTCTTGAAAAAAAGCATCTCAGCCACATTTAATGGTAGACAAAATATGCATGTACATTATAGCAATTCAAAGTAAAAAATCTGATGTGTTTGGCAGACATATGCAGTTCTGGATGAGCTTGGTCAGTAAACTGTACTGCCAATGCTTCTCCTTCCCCAGGGTCATCCATGTCACTGAATCACCTAAATGTTATCACCATTATTTCCTTACTATACTGTTTCATTGTTATTGTCAAATCATAGCCACACCTTCTATGCTTGGAGACACgcagttaacaaaaaaaaaatctctgaagTTGGTGCTAATCCAAAATCTTCTCTAAAACTCTTCATCCACCAACTATTGTTCAACCTGTCCCATCTGTCTTACTCAAATTGCTGGTAAAGGGATTCTACTGTCGCCTGCTTGATGAATAAGAGTCTTTTTCAACCTTCAGTGCCAGATGCATTCTCTCAAGTCCTGCCTATTTTTAACATCAGAGAAATGATCCCTTCTTACATTCCAGAGGGAAGACAACAGGCATGGATAAGTTATAGTCTATGTATAGTTCAAAAATAATTGTACaactttatttcttatattgcctCTCATCCTTTTTTTCTATGGTCTCTTTGCAAGGCAGTATGTCGTAtttgatgtgtgtatttttaaaaaacaaaaaagattacTACATCTGTGTATTGTCGGTGCCTTTGTCAGGTTCATTTGACTGGACTTGTCTGTCTGATGCCATTTTCAGACCAGGGTTTTTCTTGCTGTGCTCCTGGTTACGATGACCCACTTGGAAACACTGCCTTCTACTATGAAGTGTCACTAGTATATCGAATACTACACTCGTTCTTTAAGTGATAACTATAAATGAACACGGTTAGGACAATTGATAATATGCAAACTACTGAGAGTCTCCAAGAAACTTTGTAACACGTCTTATGAACTTTTTTAAAGTTGATGACATCACTTCAACTGAcagatttaaaggtttttatttgttgttgtttttttgttttggtttttttaattcCAGAAATGCAAGAAACTCTAATCAAAACCAACCTTGATCCGATGTTTAACATTATCTGGGGATGCAAACTTTATACAGAAGACTAACTGATAGCATATGTATATACAATACATGCACATGTGTATGTCTGTATGCATCTGTATAGATAGAAATGCATAAAATTGGTGAGCTAAAGCTTTGCTTAATAGTGGGTCTCCGGGGCAGCAGCAGAAAAATCAACCTTGTGTTAAACCAATGCCTGTTCATCTATTCTGTGGTCGTCTAAATGTTTAATCTTGAATAAAACTATTGTTTGTTACAGCAGGTCAAATTGAGTGTGTATGTGGTAACCAAATATAAGCTGAACAATgtgtgattttgccatttgaAGGAGGCACATATGAGTACAGGACACCCTTCTGAGGAGATAAACCATCTATTTATTATTGGGCTAAGTGGGTAGAAAAATCAAGAAACAAGAAGATGAAATTGTACAAtcattaatgaaaaaaatatgaagcAAGAAGAAATAAAGTTAAAGGTGTGATTTAGACAGCTGAAGTAGTCTGAGCATGCGGGATTTTAATTTCTCTGTCTTCTGACGTCATAATTTTGTAGTGTGCACTACACAGAACATGCCACTAGGGGGCATAGCATACATCTACTATCTTTTAATTTCGTCATTTTACACCgttgtaataaattctgttaagtgtgtgtgtgtgtgtgtgtgtgtgtgtgtgtgtgtgtgtgtgtgtgtgtgtgtgtgtgtgtgtgtgtgagagagagagagagagagagagagagagggagagagggaaagagaaagagggTTAATTAGGGACTCTAGGAAGAGTTGGATGCATTTTAATGGCATTCATAAGTAGAGGGTTAAGTATGCATTATTCAGCATAACTATAATTGTCCTGCTTTATCCTGCATACATATATTACAATGTTTATATCAGATAAATTGAAATCTAAAAATGCTCTTGAGGTTGTTAGAAGTGTATTCCCTTTGATGAAACAAATTTTACTATCGTGTTGTTTTGAGGTTATACTGCTGACAGaagcataaacaaaaaaaatgtcccTGAATGAACCAGAAGGATATAGCAAGTCatggaaaataaaatcaaatggtAAAAGAGAGTTCTAACGCAATTATCTATTGAAGTATGGAGCAAATACATCTTGCAAATCAACActaaagacaaagcaaaatCTAATTGCTGCCATGCTATCAGTCACCAGTAATTACCTTTCTTCTGTGTTGGGTAAATGGATGCTTCAGCTATCCTATTACGAGCCTCGCATTAGGAAAGGTATACGaacataataaaacaacatagCTCCCTTTTTATTGTAAAGCCATCCCTACTTATCCCACTGATGAACGTGAAATTAAAACGCAAACCTCAATGCAGCAGCAATGTTTTAAACCATCAAGAAACAAATCAAAGCACATACTACACCACCAACTGTGACAATTTGCTATATTgtatgaattaaataaagtagAGCTAATTCTGTTTACTTATACACTTATTAGGTACTTTAaacttagtgtgtgtgtgtgtgtgtgtgtgtgtgtgtgtgtgtgtgtgtgtgtgtgtgtgtgtgtgtgtgtggtacttATTAGAGTACCTATATAGCTGAGAGATTTCACctttttgcttttacttttgCACATTATATATTGACAATATATCTATACTTAACTGTTACTGTTTTCCTTCAAAGTGGGCTCAATATTGACTCAGAAATGTAGTCTCTTTGCTTTTGCTGCTGTCCTCTCTGCTCTTTTATGGATGCTAATAATTAAACAATTATTTCTTCTTAGGCGTGCAAGTAAttaactgtaatttggcatctgAATCGAAATATTTACTactatttttctgcttttctgtaGAACAGTACATTTGAAAATTATTGGTAAAAAAATATCAATATATTTTAGCAGTGAAAAAGCTTGCATACTGGTGGACTGACtattacagaaacataaaaatgataTTGGCAATTGACAGTACGATTAATTTAGGACACCATAAACCTTACACGTGTTAACCTAATAAAGTTGTTAACAGTGTGTTAACAGCCGTGTGTGTATGATTGTTAGGGTATACTATTAAACACTTTTTGATGAAAATGTGTACGAGTAGATTTTTACAACTAAAACACTTTTTTAGGCTGTATTTTTATCTGGGTGCAGCCAAAACAAACTCCTAACTCCTAAAAGAGTCTCTGATACGATGCACTGGAAATTTGCCGCGGCCCTGGttttttcacaaaatgaaagCCTTCTTGTCCAATCGCAGCTCAGGTCACCGCCCGTTTTCAGCTCTTGGAAGTTCCTGGACTAATCAGCGCTCGCCTCCGTGTGTTCAGCCATTTTGTAAGAAAACCAAGCAAGTCTGCCGCCCTACCTTCGCTTCAGACctgcagtttttttcttgtgCAATGGACGGGTAAGTGAAAAGAGCCACACTTAACACTTATATTTATAAGACAAACCGATCGCGGAGTAACTTCTTATCTTATTTCGGTTGCTTATGGACATATTGTGATGTTTGAAGTACCTTCACCGTACCGTCGAAATAGAAAAGTTAACttcaaacagttttttttccatcaAAACATGCAACAGTTAGCAGGAGCGTAAGCTAGCTAGCAGCTGCTAGTCGTCGCTAGCGTTGGCTAACAGTCAATactaatgtgaatgttttaatgcacttattttatttatttaattatcgTAAACGTTAGTAACTCTAAGCAAGACCAACTTAATTTGAGTTGTGATAGGaacatttgcctttatttaagGAAGACAATGATAGCCTCTTGTTTGCTACGACGGACATTAGTTTTTGGCTAACGGTACCTTTGTAACTTGGTTTCACGGGAACTCGAGCGCTAGCTAAAGCAACGTGTCTCATTTCCGTGTTCATTTGTTCGCGGAGCGCCAGGGCCATGTTGAAGATGTCTGGCCTTAACATTTGATTGAATCGGGGACTTCTAAACCGAGTTATCTAATCGCAGTAGGATACACGATAGCGTATTGTTTAGTTCGAACGTGTCCTTCTCTTCTGATCGTCTGATGTCGTAAGTTTGAAGGACTTCGAAAGTAGCTCATAGACAGCTTCGCATTCGCCCCCGGCGTCTAGTTGTAATTataggtgtttttctttttcaatttttttttaactcacacAAGTTTACTTGCATCTCTTTTTAAACCGTTATAGCCGCCTAGACGCTGACTTGTACCCTCTGGGATCCGGCTACGTCCCTGAAATTGAGTAAGTAAATTTTTGTAtagttttgtctttgtgtacGACTCATTTGGGTTCCTGTTgctctttatggctttaaataaGGAAGTCGTTTTCCTTTTGGGCTAACAGTGTTGtaggattgtgtgtgtgtgtatgtgtgtgttttttgttttttgttttttttttccgatGCAGTTGAATGTTATAACAATGACTTAAGGATAGTTCGTGGAtggttttccttattttcttacTGAGAACTTTCTGTTTTGCAGCAGTGTCCATGACATATCAGCTGGCACAAAGGTAGGCAGTTTTGAGTCATCTTCCTCTTGGTTgcttatttccttttttattttacagtattgCACTCCTTTACTACAGCATAAGTAATGACTCCCACTTGCTGAAATTAGTATGTAGTGTTTTTAACTCCAAATATGGTCTTGTAACATATATAGTTGTGacttttggtgtgtgtgtgtgtgtgtgtgtgtgtgtgtgtgtgtgtgtgagagagagagtgagagagagagagagaaatgtgtAATATTGTACAAAGGTGTGTTTTTCAGAATACAGTGACAATTTCAAAGAACTGAGCCAGCTCTGGTGGCACGTAGTGTATCACTTTGCAAGCCTCCTCCATAATACAGAATACCTTTCCAAAGCTTTTTCTCATGTGTAATGAAGTTGCAGGAGAAGACTGACTTGCTTTTTAAACATTCATGAAATAGAGCTGAATGGTCAGCACAGAGGTTACAGCAAGACGGTGGAAGGGGATTATTCAATAATTATGTTAGCATAGATTCTCAGAGGTGGGGCTTTCATGTTTTCCTGTTCTGTCTCCGTTTGCCTGTGTGGCTGTTGAAAtgaaacttcctgttgtttatttgtgtgttcCTTAATAGTCTGTTGGTCTTATTGGAATGTGGGAAAGCTGAATTCTGCCCTGACTCTTGTTGTTGCTCAGTTGTGTTTCAATTACAGGGCTATGTAACCATCATTGCTCTAACAAAACCACAAAGTCTTATCTAATGTTAAATCCTTAGCAAGAATTGGACTTGTAAATTAGTCACTGAGCTGTTGTATTCTTGTGAAACTGAATGTTTGTGCATGCAGActtgacaggaagaaaccacaCCGTTTCTTCAGCATGCTGCTGGTTGTTAAAATTCCTGTTTTTGCTGTAATCCTTGGTAACATTGCCTGGAGCAGCTCAGTGTAGGTGGACTAATTGAGCTCAACCTAGATCTGTAGCCATCCTCCCGGCCAAAGGTCTTTACAGTGTTTGAACAAGCACTCTTATACACACCCCCAATACATGGGACACACCCCACCCCCTCTATTCATTTCAGTAATGCCTGTTTCTTTTCATCATGTGCACTAATACACGATTTAATGATTGCTGCTTAATAGTGAGGGTTTAACTCCAGATGagattgtttcttctttttaactACTTCTGTTTTTGGATTTAAAGTGCTGCGGTAATGATGACACTGAGTTATGGAGCCCTGCCTTGCTGGAATCTGTAATTATTCCGTCTGGGCAGAGTGTCTGGCATTCCGCGGTCACATTCCAATCTCCCCCCTCCAGCCCCCTGGCGAGGCACAGCTCCCTGCCCCCTCCAAGTGTGAAGGCTGATCACAGTGAACAAACATGCCTATACCTGTGCTTCTCTCCTTTGTACTTTTCCTGAGAGAATACACCAGCCAACCCCCTATAACCCTAAATAAGGTTGTTTGCAAAAGGCAGGGCACATACAAATAAATCACCTCAGGTTTAGTTTCCTTATAAGATGAAAAtggggtttgtttgtgttttcttttttctttcccttcccTATGTGCTGCAGTAGAGTTGGAGAGTATGTGTCCCTTTCCCTCTTTTGCTGATGCAATGCAAACCAGGTTTAACTTGGTGAATGGGACAGAGAAATTGCTTCTGCTACATGTTAACTTTTAAAAATAGAGTTCAAAGTATTGCCGTTGTCAGTGAAAGGAAGCTGAAGTTTTGGTGTGTTTGCCAGCAGTGTGTCATCACTCTGAAGATTATTGTTATCCTGTCCACATCCTAAGCAAACAAAGGAAGTGAACACATTGATACATTTATTTGGGCTGTGTTGGACTTCAAGCAAATGCGTGGTCAGGTCTGTTTTTCTTCTATAGGCTTAGCAAGCACTCTGACACATCCTGTTTAAATGCTCAATTGTAACACAAGTCTCCATTTTGTGAGTGACTTGATGCTCCTGCTCTGCACCGTGGACTGTCTTAGCTCTGCAGTTGTTATTATTAGAATGAggaagaaggaggagggagTCGACATTTAACAGTAACCTACAGTCTCCCCAGAGGAAGTTTAGCAAAACTCTGGAAGCAGACCTCATCTTGCTGCTCTTCCTGTTTGGAACCAGTCTGCTGAGTGATAAGTGTGCCGCTGCCCGCCCACAACCAGCGAGTCAGGCTGGAGCCACTTCCTTCATTTCTCATGGTTTGCATCTGCTATTGGCTGAATTATCGGGACCAATTTCTTCCCACAAATTGGAACACACCATTCTCATCTGTTCATTGTAATCAGTGTtgtcttgtttattttatttttttatttgttgttcttgttgttgttattattaatattattaatatttttaacttttGGATCATAAGTCTAAACAGTACCCattactcatttatattttaGACTGATTAGTTCTGTCAGGCTGTGTAGAAGCCAGAGTATTTATACCACTGCTTGTAGTACTGTCTTACTGCAGTGTTGTTCTACTGTTTGGAGGCATGACCAAATGTTATCTCTCATAAGTTTTTGTATGCAGGCTTACCTGACCCCACCCTCTATTTAGATTCACAAGGTGAAGAATGCTAGCAAACCTGCATGACTGGTTGTTGTTAAAGTGCTTCGGGCTCTTCAACTCCCAGAGAGTCCCCCGGGCTACATATGTGTGTGCTGCTGCGTAACAATGTCCCTAGTCTCAGCCTGAACAGGACCTTCATTGTAGAGTGTTGTAGAGCTTATGCTGCTGAGCCACTTCTTGTGACTGCAATACTTCATCTCACTcagccacaaacacacaaccatGTGAACAGCCCTGAAACAGCACTTTTTATGTACTAGAGAGGGAGTCTGTAAAAGGCAGACAGTAGTCTAGTGTGGAGTGGAAGTGTCCCCATCTTGTCTTGCGATCCAAAGGGCTTCAGTGTGTTATCCCTGCTCCTGATGGATTATGAGAAGATGGGATGTACTCACCGACAGCTATTTGGCCAAAACCTGACTGAATATTGTCCTTCAAGCTGAAAACTACCTGTTCCAACTTAAATGTGCTATGCataattgtgttttattgcaCATTGTCTCAAAAATATGGCCTATTGTTACAGTAGCTTGAGGTTTGACAATACTGTAAAAGGCGTTTAATGGAATGGGAAGTCAGATATTCCTGCTGACATGATAGTTCGCTGGATTCCTCCTAGTGAGGAA
It encodes the following:
- the palm1b gene encoding paralemmin 1b isoform X1, translating into MVMWLDGKTEEGMEEKMAEVSHEERLQAIAEKRKKQTEIENKRRQLDDDRRQLQHLKSKALRERWLLDGAPAEEETQKRLQEDEVKTKLLEQVILRLEQEIEELETGVPANKGVAKENGGENGVVQTSGQTPKREVTGIEAKLLGPSPDQASADNPVTLVFMGYKTVEEEQETRTALGMDGVDGNVKAEFVVIEDGEEKAGGDAATEEQPPPNGSMAEKEKPNEGGEEGEKEKEKKQTCKCCTVM
- the palm1b gene encoding paralemmin 1b isoform X2, translating into MAEVSHEERLQAIAEKRKKQTEIENKRRQLDDDRRQLQHLKSKALRERWLLDGAPAEEETQKRLQEDEVKTKLLEQVILRLEQEIEELETGVPANKGVAKENGGENGVVQTSGQTPKREVTGIEAKLLGPSPDQASADNPVTLVFMGYKTVEEEQETRTALGMDGVDGNVKAEFVVIEDGEEKAGGDAATEEQPPPNGSMAEKEKPNEGGEEGEKEKEKKQTCKCCTVM